The Cucumis melo cultivar AY chromosome 6, USDA_Cmelo_AY_1.0, whole genome shotgun sequence genome includes a region encoding these proteins:
- the LOC103496052 gene encoding thylakoid lumenal 17.4 kDa protein, chloroplastic isoform X1: protein MATLSIPPSQNGFSRSFFSTKRPQIVYPFPHSLPRITCSATRDGAKPRENLSPCKHISTVACGLLAVWALTNTSPVIAANQRLPPLSTEPNRCERAFVGNTIGQANGVYDKPIDLRFCDYTNEKNQLKGKSLAAALMSDAKFDGADLSEVVMSKAYAVGASFKGVDFSNAVLDRVNFGKANLQGALFKNTVLSGSTFDDAQLQDAVFEDTIIGYIDLQKLCVNPTISPEGRAELGCR from the exons ATGGCCACTTTATCAATTCCCCCCTCTCAAAATGGTTTCTCTCGCAGCTTCTTCTCTACAAAACGCCCACAAATTGTATACCCTTTTCCCCATTCGCTCCCCCGTATCACCTGCTCTG CTACCAGGGATGGGGCAAAACCAAGAGAGAATTTGTCACCCTGCAAGCATATTAGTACCGTAGCTTGTGGACTTCTTGCTGTTTGGGCTTTGACAAATACCTCTCCTGTCATTGCAGCTAATCAG AGGCTGCCTCCACTGTCTACAGAACCCAACCGATGTGAGCGTGCTTTTGTTGGCAATACTATAGGTCAAGCAAATGGTGTCTATGATAAGCCAATTGATCTTCGTTTCTGTGACTACACAAATGAAAAAAACCAGTTAAAAGGGAAATCTCTTGCTGCTGCATTGATGTCAGATGCAAAGTTCGATGGTGCAGACCTCTCTGAAGTGGTAATGTCAAAAGCTTATGCTGTTGGAGCCAGCTTCAAGG GTGTTGATTTCTCAAATGCAGTTCTAGACAGGGTAAATTTTGGGAAAGCCAATCTCCAAGGAGCTTTGTTCAAGAACACTGTGCTTTCGGGGTCAACATTTGATGACGCTCAATTGCAAGATGCAGTTTTTGAGGACACAATCATAGGCTACATTGATCTTCAGAAACTTTGTGTAAATCCAACTATTAGTCCTGAAGGAAGAGCTGAATTGGGATGTCGATGA
- the LOC103496052 gene encoding thylakoid lumenal 17.4 kDa protein, chloroplastic isoform X2, translating to MATLSIPPSQNGFSRSFFSTKRPQIVYPFPHSLPRITCSATRDGAKPRENLSPCKHISTVACGLLAVWALTNTSPVIAANQRQIVRRFTLGKKPVDLIMSGTCRGCLHCLQNPTDLKGKSLAAALMSDAKFDGADLSEVVMSKAYAVGASFKGVDFSNAVLDRVNFGKANLQGALFKNTVLSGSTFDDAQLQDAVFEDTIIGYIDLQKLCVNPTISPEGRAELGCR from the exons ATGGCCACTTTATCAATTCCCCCCTCTCAAAATGGTTTCTCTCGCAGCTTCTTCTCTACAAAACGCCCACAAATTGTATACCCTTTTCCCCATTCGCTCCCCCGTATCACCTGCTCTG CTACCAGGGATGGGGCAAAACCAAGAGAGAATTTGTCACCCTGCAAGCATATTAGTACCGTAGCTTGTGGACTTCTTGCTGTTTGGGCTTTGACAAATACCTCTCCTGTCATTGCAGCTAATCAG CGTCAAATTGTTCGACGTTTTACTTTGGGAAAGAAACCTGTTGATCTCATAATGTCTGGGACTTGCAGAGGCTGCCTCCACTGTCTACAGAACCCAACCGAT TTAAAAGGGAAATCTCTTGCTGCTGCATTGATGTCAGATGCAAAGTTCGATGGTGCAGACCTCTCTGAAGTGGTAATGTCAAAAGCTTATGCTGTTGGAGCCAGCTTCAAGG GTGTTGATTTCTCAAATGCAGTTCTAGACAGGGTAAATTTTGGGAAAGCCAATCTCCAAGGAGCTTTGTTCAAGAACACTGTGCTTTCGGGGTCAACATTTGATGACGCTCAATTGCAAGATGCAGTTTTTGAGGACACAATCATAGGCTACATTGATCTTCAGAAACTTTGTGTAAATCCAACTATTAGTCCTGAAGGAAGAGCTGAATTGGGATGTCGATGA